In the Limanda limanda chromosome 1, fLimLim1.1, whole genome shotgun sequence genome, one interval contains:
- the dolk gene encoding dolichol kinase — protein sequence MQFNPVLVESTVVFAVVLCVHMAVWNQHSWCSIALVIQAFYVQHKWDRLLRSGGAVFQFRPAANSGIVPASMVMPLLGLVLKEKCSDSGNVYFERFSMVVTITGMMLALFLSLIALGITRPVPTNTCVIAGMAGSAILYTTKQTLTVSEVIEVLEVLLIFVYLSLIVLYLLPRCFTPGEALLIVGGISFIVNQLIKRSLNLAEVKGDAVNYFLPVVVVGSLLLGVFFALLFCFMESETWVSSLFFHMMTSVLCLGILMPWLSLFIGRHPIMWLLDFLTLNDRRLCLLGYWVFLAVVATCVVLHQNYQRQSGSKKHQASTVVRKYFHLIVVATYVPGLIYDRQLLHVASVGCLAIFLFLEYVRYFRIRPLGQLLRQLLTLFLDERDSGPLILTHVYLLLGMSLPIWLFPGPCAPKGILPGAGGLVPYAGVLAVGVGDTVASIFGSTMGEIRWPGTKKTMEGTATSVFAQIIAVAMFLIFDGGINLNSTYSWIVGSITLVAMLEAYTFQIDNLLLPLYLFILLML from the coding sequence ATGCAGTTCAATCCAGTGCTGGTGGAGTCCACTGTGGTGTTTGCCGTGGTGCTGTGCGTCCACATGGCGGTCTGGAACCAGCACTCCTGGTGCAGCATAGCCCTCGTCATCCAGGCGTTCTACGTGCAGCACAAATGGGACCGTCTGCTCCGGTCAGGCGGCGCCGTGTTCCAGTTTCGGCCGGCAGCAAACAGCGGCATCGTACCGGCCTCCATGGTGATGCCCCTGCTCGGCCTGGTACTGAAAGAAAAGTGCTCCGACTCAGGGAATGTCTACTTTGAGCGCTTCTCCATGGTGGTCACCATCACAGGCATGATGCTggctctgtttctctctctgattgCGCTCGGTATCACCAGACCCGTGCCTACAAACACCTGTGTGATCGCAGGCATGGCCGGCAGCGCCATTCTCTACACGACCAAACAGACGCTGACGGTGTCTGAGGTCATCGAGGTGTTGGAGGTACTTCTGATCTTTGTCTATCTCAGCCTGATCGTGCTTTATCTGCTGCCACGCTGCTTCACACCCGGAGAGGCGCTGCTCATTGTCGGTGGAATCAGTTTCATCGTCAACCAGCTCATCAAGCGCTCCCTGAACCTGGCAGAGGTCAAAGGAGATGCAGTGAACTACTTCCTgccggtggtggtggtgggctcGCTGCTGCTGGGGGTGTTCTTCGCCCTGCTCTTCTGTTTCATGGAATCGGAGACCTGGGTGTCCTCGCTTTTCTTCCACATGATGACGTCCGTCCTGTGTCTGGGAATCCTCATGCCGTGGCTCTCCCTGTTCATCGGCCGGCACCCCATCATGTGGCTGCTGGACTTTCTCACGTTAAATGACAGAAGACTCTGTCTGTTGGGCTACTGGGTGTTTCTGGCTGTCGTGGCAACCTGTGTTGTGTTACACCAGAACTACCAGCGGCAGTCTGGGTCCAAGAAGCACCAGGCCTCCACTGTTGTCAGGAAGTACTTCCATCTGATCGTCGTGGCCACGTATGTTCCAGGGCTCATATATGACAGACAGCTGCTTCACGTGGCCTCTGTGGGTTGCCTGGCTATTTTCTTGTTCCTGGAGTACGTGCGTTACTTCCGGATCAGGCCGCTGGGTCAGCTGCTCAGGCAGCTGCTCACACTGTTCCTGGATGAGCGTGACTCTGGGCCTCTCATCCTGACCCATGTCTACCTGCTGCTGGGCATGTCTCTGCCCATATGGCTGTTCCCTGGGCCCTGTGCCCCTAAGGGGATACTTCCTGGTGCGGGCGGCCTGGTGCCTTACGCAGGCGTGCTGGCTGTTGGGGTCGGAGACACTGTGGCGTCCATATTCGGCAGCACCATGGGGGAGATTCGCTGGCCTGGCACTAAGAAAACCATGGAGGGGACTGCAACATCTGTGTTTGCCCAAATCATCGCTGTGGCCATGTTTCTCATCTTCGATGGGGGTATCAATTTGAACTCCACCTACTCGTGGATCGTTGGCTCCATAACCCTGGTGGCCATGTTGGAGGCCTACACCTTTCAAATAGACAACCTTCTTCTCCCACTCTACCTTTTCATCCTGCTGATGCTCTGA
- the lrrc8aa gene encoding leucine rich repeat containing 8 VRAC subunit Aa, with translation MIPITELRYFADSQPTYRILKPWWDVFTDYISVIMLMIAVFGGTLQVTQDKMICLPCKWVVNKSCETMPVTNTTFVMEPKGIQYDLDRHQYNYVDAVCYENELHWFAKYFPYLVLLHTLIFLACSNFWFKFPRTSSKLEHFVSILLKCFDSPWTTRALSETVVEERDPKPLAKMNGSMDKKASCVSEDVEASVPMLQRAKSRIEQGIVDRSETGVLDKKEGEQAKALFEKVKKFRIHVEEGDIVYRLYIRQTIIKVIKFVLIISYTAYYVQYIRFSVVCTVNLQKLTGYSTFSCAHPLATLFKILACFYISLVVVYGFICMYTLCWMLSRSLKRYSFESIREESSYSDIPDVKNDFAFMLHMIDQYDPLYSKRFAVFLSEVSENKLRQLNLNNEWTLEKLRQRITKNSQEKLELHLFMLSGIPDTVFDLIELEVLKLELIPDVTIPPIIAQLTNLKEMWLYHTPAKIEAPALAFLRENLKSLHIKFTDIKEIPLWIYSLKNLSELHLTGNLSADNNRFIVIDGLRELKRLKVLRLKSNLTKLPQVVTDVGVHLQKLSVNNEGTKLMVLNSLKKMVNLTELELVRCDLERIPHSIFSLHNLQEIDLKDNNLKTIEEIISFQHLNRLMCLKLWYNQIAYIPIQIGTLTHLERLYLNRNKIEKIPSQLFYCRKLRFLDLSHNNLTSIHADVGFLQNLQYFAVTANRIETLPPELFQCKKLRTLNLGNNCLQTLPSRFGELTGLTQLELRGNRLECLPVELGECRLLKRSGLVVEEDLFNTLPSEVKEQLWRADKEQA, from the exons CTTCGTGATGGAACCCAAAGGCATTCAGTATGACCTCGACCGCCATCAGTACAATTATGTCGATGCCGTTTGCTACGAGAACGAGCTACATTGGTTTGCCAAATATTTCCCTTATCTGGTGCTACTCCACACACTCATCTTCCTGGCCTGCAGCAACTTCTGGTTCAAGTTTCCACGCACAAGCTCAAAACTGGAGCACTttgtctccatcctcctcaAGTGCTTTGACTCCCCGTGGACAACAAGGGCTTTGTCCGAGACCGTGGTAGAGGAGAGGGATCCCAAACCTCTCGCAAAAATGAACGGTTCGATGGACAAGAAGGCCTCCTGCGTGAGTGAGGATGTTGAGGCTAGCGTGCCCATGCTTCAACGAGCAAAGTCTAGAATTGAACAAGGAATTGTAGATCGCTCTGAGACTGGTGTGTTGGATAAAAAAGAAGGGGAGCAGGCTAAGGCTCTGTTTGAGAAGGTGAAGAAGTTCAGGATCCATGTCGAGGAGGGTGATATAGTCTACCGCCTTTACATACGTCAGACCATCATCAAAGTAATCAAATTTGTACTAATAATTAGCTACACAGCCTACTATGTACAATACATTAGGTTCAGTGTGGTGTGCACGGTGAACCTTCAGAAGCTAACAGGCTACAGCACGTTCTCTTGTGCCCACCCGTTGGCGACACTTTTCAAGATTTTGGCCTGTTTCTACATCAGCTTGGTTGTGGTTTATGGCTTTATCTGCATGTACACTTTGTGTTGGATGCTCAGCCGCTCCCTCAAGAGATACTCCTTCGAATCAATCCGAGAGGAGAGCAGCTACAGCGACATCCCTGACGTGAAGAACGACTTTGCCTTCATGCTACACATGATAGATCAGTATGACCCTCTGTACTCCAAGCGCTTCGCTGTGTTTCTGTCAGAGGTGAGCGAGAACAAGCTGAGGCAGCTGAACCTGAACAACGAGTGGACGTTGGAGAAGCTGAGGCAGCGCATCACCAAAAATTCCCAGGAGAAGCTCGAGTTGCATCTGTTCATGCTCAGCGGGATCCCAGACACAGTATTTGATCTGATAGAGCTGGAGGTGCTCAAGCTGGAGCTCATCCCGGACGTAACCATTCCACCAATCATCGCCCAACTTaccaacctgaaggagatgtgGCTTTACCACACCCCAGCTAAAATTGAGGCCCCAGCTCTGGCGTTCCTCAGGGAAAACCTAAAGTCCCTCCACATCAAGTTCACTGACATCAAGGAGATCCCTCTGTGGATCTACAGCCTGAAGAACCTCAGTGAGTTGCACCTGACTGGGAACCTGAGTGCAGACAACAATCGTTTCATTGTCATCGATGGACTCAGAGAGCTGAAAAGGCTCAAAGTGCTACGACTGAAGAGCAACCTCACCAAGCTGCCGCAGGTGGTGACCGATGTGGGCGTGCACCTCCAGAAGCTCTCCGTCAACAACGAGGGCACCAAGCTGATGGTGCTCAACAGCCTGAAGAAGATGGTCAATCTGACGGAGCTTGAGCTCGTTCGCTGCGACCTTGAGCGCATCCCTCACTCCATCTTCAGTTTGCACAATCTGCAGGAGATTGACCTGAAGGACAACAATCTGAAGACGATAGAGGAGATCATCAGCTTCCAGCACCTGAACCGGCTCATGTGCCTGAAGCTGTGGTACAACCAGATCGCCTACATCCCTATTCAGATCGGAACGCTCACCCACCTGGAGAGGCTGTACCTCAACAGGAACAAGATCGAGAAAATCCCCAGTCAGCTTTTCTACTGCCGCAAGCTGCGCTTCTTAGACCTGAGTCACAACAATCTGACCAGCATCCATGCTGATGTGGGCTTCCTCCAGAACCTGCAGTACTTCGCTGTGACAGCAAACCGG ATCGAGACTTTGCCCCCAGAGCTTTTCCAGTGTAAGAAGCTGCGCACGCTGAATCTGGGAAACAACTGCCTGCAGACGCTGCCGTCACGCTTCGGAGAGCTCACCGGCCTGACCCAGCTGGAGCTGAGAGGCAACCGTCTGGAGTGTCTCCCCGTGGAGCTCGGCGAGTGTCGGCTGTTGAAGAGGAGCGgcctggtggtggaggaggacctGTTCAACACGCTGCCATCAGAAGTCAAAGAGCAGCTCTGGAGGGCCGATAAAGAGCAAGCTTGA
- the phyhd1 gene encoding phytanoyl-CoA dioxygenase domain-containing protein 1, producing MDFMSDRDVQKYMEEGYVVLDGLLTPHECDELRQRMSEIVDDMDVPDHCRTTFSTNHDEQLKTQGNADYFITSGDKIRFFFEKGAFDDKGECIIPKQRSLNKVGHALHAYEPLYKKVTHSAKVQGIAKKLGLVNPVILQSMYIFKQPGIGGEVTPHQDATFLYTEPLGRVMGVWIALEDTTLNNGCLWFIPRSQNSGISRRMVRTPQGTYPLTDFTGKEMAYDDDKFIPVPIKKGGVVLIHGEVVHRSAENKSEDSRHVYTFHIMESQDTRWSPDNWLQPTEELPFPPLYTK from the exons ATGGACTTCATGTCAGATCGTGACGTGCAGAAG TACATGGAGGAGGGGTACGTGGTGCTTGACGGGCTGCTGACCCCCCACGAGTGTGACGAGCTGAGGCAGAGGATGTCGGAGATCGTGGATGACATGGACGTGCCGGACCACTGCCGCACCACCTTCTCCACCAATCACGACGAGCAGCTGAAAACCCAG GGAAACGCTGACTATTTTATCACCAGCGGAGACAAGATACGCTTTTTCTTTGAGAAAGGAGCTTTTGATGACAAAG GTGAATGCATCATTCCAAAACAGCGATCACTGAATAAAGTTGGTCATG CTCTACATGCCTATGAGCCGTTGTACAAAAAAGTTACACATTCAGCCAAAGTTCAG GGCATCGCTAAGAAGCTGGGTCTCGTAAATCCTGTCATACTGCAAAGCATGTACATTTTTAAG CAACCAGGAATAGGTGGAGAAG TGACACCTCATCAAGACGCCACATTTCTGTACACGGAGCCCCTGGGCCGAGTTATGGGGGTGTGGATCGCCTTGGAAGACACCACTCTGAACAATGGCTGCCTGTGGTTTATTCCACGGTCACAAAACA gtgGTATCTCTCGGCGTATGGTGCGTACCCCACAGGGAACCTACCCCCTGACCGACTTCACTGGGAAAGAGATGGCGTACGACGATGACAAGTTTATTCCTGTACCAATTAAAAAAG GGGGCGTGGTCCTGATCCACGGTGAGGTGGTGCATCGCAGTGCTGAGAACAAATCGGAGGACTCTCGCCACGTCTACACCTTCCACATCATGGAGTCCCAGGACACCCGGTGGAGCCCCGACaactg GCTGCAGCCCACTGAAGAGcttcctttccctcctctctaCACCAAATGA